In Amaranthus tricolor cultivar Red isolate AtriRed21 chromosome 3, ASM2621246v1, whole genome shotgun sequence, a single window of DNA contains:
- the LOC130808427 gene encoding uncharacterized protein LOC130808427 yields MPPPSGRAVSHVWSYFTKEPTENPDIFLCTCQICESQGVKPLVSYSFARGGGTGSFNKHLAKKHGITKETHAASGSGTTSGSRQTQWEIPSTGMPFRYNRNDMIDEFSRYVICDELPFNHGESRAYERLNRKTLQPQYRAIPRSTLKRRTIKLYESMRYELVEMFKSFNGRVSITTDIWSAPPHLEPYIWGTA; encoded by the exons atgccacctcctagtggtagagctgtttcacatgtgtggtcgtatttcacaaaagaaccaaccgagaatccagatattttcttatgcacttgtcaaatttgtgaaagtcaaggagtaaagcccttagtttcatacagtttcgccagag gtggtggtacgggatcttttaacaaacatttggcaaagaagcatggaatcacaaaagaaactcatgcagcaagcggcagcgggaccacaagtggaagccgacagacacaatgggaaattcccagcacaggtatgccttttagatataatcgtaatgacatgattgatgaattttctaggtatgtaatttgtgatgaattgccttttaaccacggtgaaagtagggcatacgagcgtctcaatagaaaaactttgcaaccacaatatagagcaatccctaggagcactcttaaaagacgcacaattaaattatacgaatcaatgcgctatgaattagttgaaatgtttaaatcgtttaatggtagggttagcataacaactgacatttggtctgctcccccacatttagaaccttatat ctggggtactgcttAA
- the LOC130808428 gene encoding uncharacterized protein LOC130808428 has product MEIAQSIIQASDICTPVDSQGKKRKNDKPQSQPQVPVNHTKMPNRQEYGGPSRMGPPRFNKNRKEIYYVVRSELPNPPRVTTLMNRRNMELWCEYHKEHGHTLAQCRELKKVLDCFADKGKLGRFMNQNQQYQPNHPSNRSIKDSVHTLMITIKTTDKPPTIPKMIFNEKMGSPIQYPHADPIVLTLKVGLMNVRRVLVDTGSTVDLITMDCLRQPKYEAHHLEPLDTPLVGFGGSRVIPLGIIVLPVRLGEKEKGRSLPLKFTVVDIQFPYNAIMGVPLINKVKAVISTHQLFIQYEKDDGTIGILQADQKVARECQVNTLKLGIKAGNMDCNNPTYR; this is encoded by the exons ATGGAGATTGCCCAAAGTATTATTCAAGCCTCGGACATTTGTACACCAGTAGACTCCCAAGGTAAGAAAAGGAAGAATGATAAGCCTCAATCCCAGCCTCAAGTGCCCGTAAATCATACTAAAATGCCTAACCGGCAAGAATATGGAGGACCCTCCCGAATGGGGCCACCAAG ATTTAATAAGAATCGAAAGGAGATTTACTATGTAGTCCGATCAGAATTACCCAACCCACCTCGAGTGACGACGTTGATGAACAGGAGAAACATGGAATTGTGGTGTGAATATCACAAAGAACATGGTCATACCCTTGCACAATGTCGAGAACTTAAGAAGGTCCTAGATTGTTTTGCTGATAAAGGAAAGTTGGGACGTTTCATGAACCAAAATCAACAATATCAGCCTAATCATCCAAG CAACAGGTCCATAAAGGACAGTGTCCATACTCTGATGATAACTATCAAAACCACCGACAAGCCCCCAACCATTCCAAAAATGATTTTTAACGAGAAGATGGGAAGTCCCATCCAATATCCTCATGCTGATCCCATTGTCTTAACTTTGAAAGTAGGACTAATGAACGTAAGAAGGGTACTGGTGGACACTGGTAGTACCGTTGACCTCATCACCATGGATTGTCTGAGACAGCCGAAATATGAGGCTCATCACTTAGAACCTCTTGATACACCCCTAGTGGGATTTGGAGGAAGTCGGGTTATCCCACTGGGCATCATCGTCTTGCCAGTCCGGTtgggagaaaaagaaaaaggaagatcCCTCCCACTAAAATTCACCGTCGTTGACATCCAGTTCCCATACAACGCTATTATGGGCGTTCCCTTGATTAACAAAGTAAAGGCCGTCATTTCCACCCATCAACTTTTCATTCAATACGAGAAGGATGATGGAACCATTGGGATACTTCAAGCAGATCAAAAAGTTGCACGAGAATGCCAGGTGAATACCTTGAAATTAGGGATAAAAGCAGGGAACATGgattgtaacaacccgacttaccgttga
- the LOC130808429 gene encoding uncharacterized protein LOC130808429: protein MASIVPPPWVRGVERERRGKRGIESLKVKDDKDEERNGEGSISWMKVQRKEKLKMMSHVLMTVRLNSMQSVDQPQPVHGFEKIVVWGDEKKIRVGKSMSPGIGESIINVIKKFRDIFAYTVEQVKQKLRHQGVERVKAEREEVDKLLKAGFIRECQYSEWLANVVLVKKSSEKWRMCVDFTDLNKACPKDDYPLP from the exons ATGGCTTCAA TCGTGCCGCCGCCGTGGGTGAGGGGAGTGGAACGTGAGAGAAGAGGGAAGAGAGGGATTGAGAGTTTGAAGGTAAAAGATGATaaggatgaagaaagaaatgggGAAGGG tctatttcatgGATGAAAgttcaaagaaaagaaaagctGAAGATGATGAGCCACGTTCTCATGACTGTCCGTCTAAACAGCATGCAGAGTGTTGATCAACCACAACCAGTACATGGGTTTGAAAAAATAGTTGTTTGGGGAGACGAAAAAAAGATCCGTGTTGGAAAAAGCATGTCCCCAGGTATCGGAGAGTCAATCATAAATGTGATCAAGAAATTCCGCGACATCTTTGCTTACACTGTAGAG CAAGTCAAGCAAAAACTTAGGCATCAGGGTGTCGAGAGAGTGAAAGCTGAAAGGGAAGAAGTAGATAAACTCCTCAAAGCGGGGTTCATCAGAGAATGCCAATATTCTGAATGGCTAGCCAATGTAGTGTTGGTGAAAAAATCGTCAGAAAAAtggaggatgtgtgtggatTTCACCGACCTCAATAAGGCTTGCCCTAAAGATGACTACCCTTTACCCTAA
- the LOC130808430 gene encoding uncharacterized protein LOC130808430 yields the protein MTLRANRKSLYPDKCVFGVTRGKCLGFFVDEGGIEANPDKIHVVLNMKSTSSVKEVKRLTGCIAALSHFMSKSADRCYAFFKVLNFVLVAEREKHQLPIYYISHAYRGSKSKYSPIEKIVYALVMASRNLKPYFQSHPVVVRTSQPVKKVLESRNQSKRMADRANQLADYGIEFEPRTAIKARALTDFIAETSGANEEVQNDEPWKLYVDGSSTRSCNGAELLIITPAGARMEHSMRFEFTATNNEAELENAQVDALSRLASSTINNEPRNIVWEVLLTPSINAFVGHVDRTDSWMDHYIKFLRDGELPEDPVMGPMILKKSKWFEWYDGALYKMSYTHPLLKCVTPSEGNYILCEIHEGACGIHQGARTIIGKVLRSGYYWTSLKADAEKLVNPKWGIHLLGPFPPATGQRKFVIVAIDYFTKYFEAEALSTITDKKVYQFIWRNIITRYGVPRAIISDNERQFNSNTTREYY from the exons ATGACGTTAAGAGCGAATCGAAAGAGTCTATACCCTGATAAGTGTGTATTCGGGGTCACCAGGGGCAAATGCTTAGGATTTTTTGTGGATGAGGGGGGTATTGAAGCCAACCCTGACAAAATCCATGTTGTCCTTAACATGAAATCAACGTCATCTGTAAAGGAGGTAAAACGCCTAACCGGTTGTATTGCCGCCTTAAGTCATTTTATGTCAAAATCAGCCGATAGATGTTATGCTTTTTTCAAAGTACTAAA TTTCGTACTTGTCGCAGAAAGAGAGAAGCATCAATTGCCTATTTACTACATAAGCCATGCATACAGAGGCTCTAAATCTAAGTACAGCCCGATCGAGAAAATAGTTTACGCTCTAGTCATGGCAAGTAGGAATTTAAAACCGTACTTCCAATCACATCCTGTTGTTGTTCGCACCTCTCAACCAGTCAAGAAAGTCTTGGAAAGTagaaatcaatcaaaaagaatggCTGACCGGGCCAACCAACTTGCTGATTATGGAATAGAATTCGAACCTAGGACTGCCATTAAGGCTCGAGCCTTAACTGATTTCATCGCCGAAACCTCAGGAGCAAATGAAGAGGTTCAGAATGACGAACCTTGGAAGTTATATGTAGACGGTTCATCCACCAGATCATGTAATGGAGCAGAACTTCTAATCATCACCCCCGCTGGGGCTAGAATGGAGCATTCAATGAGATTTGAGTTCACCGCTACTAACAATGAAGCCGA GTTAGAAAATGCCCAGGTTGATGCCTTATCAAGGCTTGCTAGTTCAACCATCAACAATGAACCGAGGAACATAGTATGGGAAGTCCTCCTAACTCCCAGCATTAACGCCTTTGTGGGCCATGTTGATAGAACTGACTCTTGGATGGATCACTACATCAAATTCTTGAGAGACGGAGAACTCCCTGAGGATCCAGTGATGGGACCCATGATATTGAAAAAGTCAAAATGGTTCGAGTGGTATGATGGGGCTCTTTACAAGATGTCATACACCCACCCTCTTCTGAAATGTGTTACCCCCTCTGAAGGCAACTACATCCTCTGCGAGATACACGAAGGCGCCTGTGGCATTCACCAAGGAGCCAGAACTATCATTGGAAAGGTCCTTCGTAGTGGATACTATTGGACAAGTTTGAAGGCAGATGCCGAGAAATTAGTCAA ccctaagTGGGGAATACACTTGCTAGGACCTTTTCCACCTGCTACTGGCCAACGCAAGTTTGTCATTGTTGCAATCGACTACTTCACCAAGTATTTTGAAGCTGAAGCTCTAAGCACCATTACCGATAAGAAAGTCTACCAATTCATTTGGCGAAACATCATCACTCGATATGGAGTTCCACGAGCTATAATCTCCGACAATGAAAGACAATTCAACAGCAACACCACAAGGGAATATTACTAG